In Gemmatimonadota bacterium, a single window of DNA contains:
- a CDS encoding deoxyribodipyrimidine photo-lyase: protein MSSPPHLLTSQYVRDQLSLRGTRVNDKRTQPEGEYVLYWMQSTHRFEENWALRFAVIEADRLNKPLVVHQGLDPTYEHANDRIHSFILHNARELAARAEGLGLHYQFVLRQRRDDDRRVVDRLAARAALVVTDRFPTCGIAERTQRFGERANCRVVAIESHAVVPSGAIEKEEYAARTIRPKLAKLMALALEPVEDRGARVAVTPSLAASLRDTLATATLDLATVDLGSAIAACEIDHSVPAVAMRSGLTAARARLHAFCDGALAHYSERRSDPTDEEGSSRLSPYLHFGQIAAAEVARAALASPHAAETGKFIDELVTWRELSLNFCLRNPNFGTLAALPEWVHRTMAKHADDPREATYSLEQLERAATHDELWNAAQRELELTGVMHNVVRMLWGKSVLLWSAHYADALAWLVHLNNKYGLDGRDPSSYGGIQWCFGKFDRPFYDRPILGVIRPMSLKRARDKWDTVRYVHRWLHGPTATQPELPLRP, encoded by the coding sequence GTGAGTTCCCCCCCGCACCTGCTCACCAGTCAGTATGTCCGCGACCAGCTCTCGCTCCGGGGCACGCGCGTCAACGACAAGCGCACGCAGCCGGAAGGGGAGTACGTCCTGTACTGGATGCAGAGTACCCATCGATTCGAGGAGAACTGGGCGCTCCGCTTTGCGGTGATCGAGGCCGACCGTCTGAACAAGCCACTGGTCGTCCATCAGGGGCTCGATCCCACGTACGAGCACGCGAACGACCGGATCCACAGCTTCATCCTCCACAACGCACGGGAACTCGCCGCCCGCGCCGAAGGGCTGGGGCTCCACTACCAGTTCGTCCTTCGCCAGCGCCGCGACGACGACCGCCGAGTGGTCGATCGGCTCGCCGCACGGGCGGCGCTGGTGGTCACCGACCGCTTTCCGACCTGCGGCATCGCCGAACGCACACAACGGTTTGGCGAGCGCGCGAACTGCCGCGTGGTGGCGATCGAGTCGCACGCGGTGGTGCCGTCAGGCGCAATCGAGAAGGAGGAATACGCTGCGCGCACCATCCGCCCCAAGCTGGCGAAGCTCATGGCGCTGGCGCTGGAGCCAGTGGAAGACCGGGGGGCGCGTGTCGCCGTGACGCCGTCGCTCGCGGCGTCGTTGCGCGACACCCTCGCCACGGCCACGCTCGACCTGGCGACGGTCGACCTCGGCTCGGCAATCGCCGCCTGCGAGATCGATCACTCGGTGCCCGCCGTGGCGATGCGGAGCGGGCTCACGGCCGCGCGCGCGCGCCTGCACGCGTTCTGCGACGGCGCCCTCGCGCACTACAGCGAACGCCGGTCCGACCCGACCGATGAGGAGGGATCGAGCCGGCTGTCGCCGTACTTGCACTTCGGCCAGATCGCCGCAGCCGAGGTGGCGCGCGCCGCCCTCGCCTCGCCGCACGCGGCCGAGACAGGGAAGTTCATCGATGAACTGGTCACGTGGCGTGAGCTGTCGCTCAACTTCTGCCTGCGCAACCCGAACTTCGGGACGCTCGCAGCTCTCCCCGAGTGGGTGCACCGGACGATGGCGAAGCATGCCGACGACCCTCGTGAAGCGACCTACTCGCTCGAGCAGCTCGAGCGCGCCGCGACGCACGACGAATTGTGGAATGCCGCCCAGCGCGAGTTGGAACTCACCGGCGTGATGCATAACGTGGTGCGCATGCTCTGGGGCAAGAGCGTTCTGCTCTGGAGCGCGCACTACGCCGATGCGCTGGCGTGGCTCGTACACCTCAACAACAAGTACGGTCTGGACGGCCGCGACCCCAGTAGCTACGGCGGAATCCAGTGGTGCTTCGGAAAGTTCGACCGCCCGTTCTATGATCGCCCCATCCTCGGAGTGATCCGGCCCATGTCACTCAAGCGGGCACGCGACAAGTGGGACACGGTGCGCTACGTGCACCGCTGGCTGCACGGCCCTACCGCCACGCAGCCTGAACTTCCCCTGCGACCCTAA
- a CDS encoding stress-induced protein: MSSKSKRGFASMDPERQREIASKGGRAAHQKGTAHEWSRDEARTAGRKGGEVVSRDRAHMAAIGREGGEARGRSTARQRQSGFADRESIVSITREGMPGHGAAGERSQATPTQGEATR; the protein is encoded by the coding sequence ATGAGCAGCAAGAGCAAGCGCGGGTTCGCGTCGATGGACCCGGAACGGCAGCGCGAGATCGCCAGCAAGGGCGGCCGTGCGGCGCACCAGAAGGGAACGGCGCACGAGTGGTCACGTGACGAAGCGCGCACCGCCGGCCGCAAGGGCGGCGAGGTCGTGAGTCGTGATCGGGCGCACATGGCAGCCATCGGCCGCGAAGGCGGCGAGGCGCGTGGGCGTTCGACCGCCAGGCAGCGTCAGTCGGGCTTTGCCGACCGCGAGTCGATCGTGTCGATCACGCGCGAGGGAATGCCGGGGCACGGGGCGGCGGGTGAGCGCAGCCAGGCCACGCCGACGCAGGGTGAGGCAACTCGTTAG